In Cicer arietinum cultivar CDC Frontier isolate Library 1 chromosome 1, Cicar.CDCFrontier_v2.0, whole genome shotgun sequence, one DNA window encodes the following:
- the LOC101495485 gene encoding histidine-containing phosphotransfer protein 4: MDRNNSRRQLAAMKQSLFDQGHLDEQFIQLEELQDDANPNFVEEIVTLYYRDSSRLITNLEQTLERNPLDFNKLDTIMHQFKGSSSSIGAKKVKAECTLFREYCRTGHAEGCRKSFQQMKKEYVALKKKLENYFQLARQTGPLDRACRPK; this comes from the exons ATGGACAGAAACAATTCTCGTAGGCAACTTGCTGCAATGAAACAGTCCCTCTTTGATCAG GGACATCTTGATGAGCAATTTATTCAACTTGAAGAATTGCAAGATGATGCTAACCCTAACTTTGTTGAGGAAATTGTCACTCTTTACTACCGTGATTCATCTAGGCTTATCACTAACTTGGAACAAACACT GGAAAGGAATCCATTGGATTTCAACAAACTGGACACAATCATGCACCAATTTAAAGGAAGCAGCTCAAG CATCGGTGCCAAAAAGGTTAAAGCAGAATGTACTCTGTTTAGGGAATATTGCAGGACAGGACATGCAGAAGG GTGCAGAAAGAGCtttcaacaaatgaaaaaagaatATGTAGCATTGAAAAAGaaacttgaaaattattttcagtTGGCTAGGCAAACTGGGCCCCTGGATAGAGCATGTCGCCCAAAGTAA
- the LOC101494932 gene encoding transcription factor MYBS3, which produces MTRRCSHCSNNGHNSRTCPSRGGAGVKIFGVRLTDGSIIQKSASMGNLTLANHHHCSSSSSTYAGSSLNPGSPCSDPPHDPDGYLSDDPAHASTFATRRGEKKKGVPWTEEEHRLFLVGLRKLGKGDWRGIARNFVVSRTPTQVASHAQKYFIRQSATRKKRRSSLFDMAPDMCPDSTSMPEEQALLPPSENSQPCNGKSQPSLNLSLKSEYEPMETTSEENVEETNETSKVLTPMTQRFFPSYLPVPFSIWPSIGAPIEEFNRGETSQYHHQVLKPIPVIPKEPVNVDELVGMSHLCIGETQVLDREPSPLSLKLLGEPSRQSAFHANAPVGGSDLNSSKNSAIQAV; this is translated from the exons ATGACTCGGCGGTGCTCTCACTGCAGCAACAACGGCCACAACTCACGGACATGTCCGTCGAGAGGTGGCGCCGGGGTGAAAATCTTCGGTGTTAGGTTAACGGATGGATCAATCATCCAAAAGAGCGCGAGTATGGGAAATCTAACCCTCGCTAATCATCAtcattgttcttcttcttcttcgacATACGCTGGTTCATCGCTTAATCCTGGTTCACCTTGCTCCGACCCGCCTCATGACCCGGATGGTTACTTGTCCGATGACCCGGCTCATGCATCCACCTTCGCCACCCGCCGCGGTGAGAAAAAgaaag GTGTTCCATGGACTGAAGAAGAACATCGGTTGTTCTTGGTTGGTCTCCGGAAGCTAGGCAAAGGAGACTGGCGTGGCATAGCACGTAATTTTGTTGTGTCAAGGACCCCTACTCAAGTAGCAAGTCATGCCCAGAAGTACTTTATCCGGCAGAGTGCTACCAGGAAAAAGAGACGTTCCAGCCTTTTCGACATGGCTCCAGATATG TGTCCAGATTCAACTTCAATGCCAGAAGAACAAGCACTACTTCCACCATCTGAGAACTCACAACCTTGTAATGGAAAATCACAGCCATCATTAAACCTCTCTCTAAAGTCAGAATATGAACCCATGGAAACTACTTCCGAAGAAAATGTAGAAGAGACCAATGAAACTTCAAAGGTATTGACACCAATGACTCAAAGATTCTTCCCATCTTATTTACCTGTACCATTTTCCATATGGCCATCAATTGGAGCTCCCATTGAAGAATTCAACAGAGGAGAGACATCTCAATATCATCATCAGGTCCTCAAGCCAATACCGGTCATTCCAAAGGAACCCGTCAATGTTGATGAACTTGTGGGAATGTCTCATCTGTGCATTGGGGAAACACAGGTACTTGATAGAGAGCCTTCCCCACTTTCCTTGAAGTTGTTAGGAGAGCCCTCAAGGCAATCAGCATTCCATGCAAATGCTCCCGTTGGTGGTTCCGATCTAAACAGCAGCAAGAACAGCGCCATTCAAGCAGTTTGA
- the LOC101496138 gene encoding transcription factor MYBS3-like → MTRRCSHCSNNGHNSRTCPSRGGAGVKIFGVRLTDGSIIQKSASMGNLTLANHHHCSSSSSTYAGSSLNPGSPCSDPPHDPDGYLSDDPAHASTFATRRGELFLNNQK, encoded by the coding sequence ATGACTCGGCGGTGCTCTCACTGCAGCAACAACGGCCACAACTCACGGACATGTCCGTCGAGAGGTGGCGCCGGGGTGAAAATCTTCGGTGTTAGGTTAACGGATGGATCAATCATCCAAAAGAGCGCGAGTATGGGAAATCTAACCCTCGCTAATCATCAtcattgttcttcttcttcttcgacATACGCTGGTTCATCGCTTAATCCTGGTTCACCTTGCTCCGACCCGCCTCATGACCCGGATGGTTACTTGTCCGATGACCCGGCTCATGCATCCACCTTCGCCACCCGCCGCGGTGAGCTCTTTCTCaacaaccaaaaataa
- the LOC101494618 gene encoding NADP-dependent malic enzyme-like has translation MGKWSSWNLLQKQVASYNLFKQSRTLSLSLTSFAIMISSTRCNFLSNSGLGGCGNFCGGQKKGYGPWRVTCMSPINDRNGSVVNVMETPLKEIKKEAVVEDVDNNPISGGGPRDVYGEDKATEDHFVTPWSVSVASGYTLLRDPHFNKGLAFTEKERDAHYLRGLLPPSVIPQETQVKKMIQHIRQYQVPLQKYMAMMDLQERNERLFYKLLIEHVEELLPVVYTPTVGEACQKYGSIFMRPQGLYISLKEKGRILEVLRNWPEKNIQVIVVTDGERILGLGDLGCQGMGIPVGKLSLYTALGGVRPSACLPITIDVGTNNEKLLNDELYIGLKQRRATGQEYSELMHEFMTAVKQTYGEKVLIQFEDFANHNAFDLLEKYRSTHLVFNDDIQGTASVVLAGLVAALKLVGGNLADHRFLFLGAGEAGTGIAELIALETSKQTNAPLEEVRKNIWLVDSKGLIVSSRKDSLQHFKKPWAHEHEPVKNLLDAVKQIKPTVLIGTSGQGRTFTKEVIEAMASINEKPIILSLSNPTSQSECTAEEAYKWSKGRAIFASGSPFPPVEYKGKVFVPGQANNAYIFPGFGLGLIMSGTIRVHDDLLLAASEALAGEVSEENFEKGLIFPPFTDIRKISAQIAAKVAAKAYELGLATRLPQPKDLVKFAESCMYTPAYRSYR, from the exons ATGGGAAAATGGAGTTCCTGGAACTTGTTGCAAAAACAAGTTGCGAGTTACAACCTTTTTAAG CAAAGCAGgactctctctctttctttaaCTTCATTCGCCATCATGATCTCCTCAACCAGATGCAACTTCCTG AGTAACTCAGGATTAGGTGGGTGTGGTAACTTCTGTGGTGGACAGAAAAAGGGTTATGGTCCTTGGAGGGTGACTTGTATGTCTCCAATCAATGACAGAAACGGTAGTGTTGTGAATGTGATGGAGACACCTTTGAAAGAAATTAAGAAGGAGGCGGTGGTGGAGGATGTTGACAACAACCCGATCTCCGGTGGCGGTCCTCGGGATGTTTACGGCGAAGATAAGGCCACGGAGGATCACTTTGTTACTCCTTGGAGTGTTTCTGTCGCTAG TGGTTATACATTGTTGCGAGATCCCCACTTCAACAAAGGGCTGGCCTTCACCGAAAAAGAGAGGGATGCTCACTACTTGCGCGGTCTTCTTCCCCCGTCAGTTATTCCTCAAGAAACTCAG GTTAAGAAAATGATCCAGCACATACGCCAGTACCAAGTTCCGCTGCAGAAATATATGGCAATGATGGATCTTCAG GAAAGAAACGAGCGTCTGTTTTACAAACTTCTCATTGAACACGTTGAAGAATTACTCCCAGTTGTGTATACTCCAACTGTTGGTGAGGCTTGCCAGAAATACGGGAGCATTTTTATGCGCCCACAAGGTCTTTATATAAGTTTGAAAGAGAA GGGGAGGATTCTTGAAGTACTGAGGAATTGGCCTGAGAAGAACATTCAAGTCATAGTTGTGACTGACGGAGAACGGATATTGGGTCTAGGGGATCTAGGGTGTCAG GGAATGGGAATACCGGTGGGAAAACTTTCTTTATACACGGCACTAGGAGGAGTTCGTCCTTCCGCT TGCTTGCCTATTACTATTGATGTGGGGACAAACAATGAGAAGCTGCTTAACGATGAATTATATATTGGACTAAAGCAAAGACGAGCAACCGGACAG GAATATTCTGAACTTATGCACGAATTTATGACTGCGGTCAAGCAAACTTACGGTGAAAAAGTCCTAATTCAG TTTGAAGACTTTGCAAACCACAATGCTTTTGATCTGCTTGAAAAATATAGATCGACACATCTGGTTTTCAACGATGATATTCAG GGAACGGCATCGGTTGTTCTTGCTGGACTAGTTGCAGCTTTGAAATTAGTCGGTGGAAACTTAGCTGACCACAGATTTTTATTCCTTGGTGCTGGAGAG GCGGGCACTGGAATCGCAGAACTCATTGCACTTGAAACATCTAAACAG ACAAATGCCCCGTTAGAAGAAGTGCGCAAGAATATTTGGTTGGTGGACTCAAAG GGATTGATTGTCAGTTCCCGTAAAGACTCACTTCAACATTTCAAGAAGCCGTGGGCTCATGAACATGAACCTGTTAAAAACCTTCTCGATGCTGTGAAG CAAATTAAGCCAACTGTGCTTATCGGAACATCGGGACAAGGAAGAACTTTTACGAAAGAGGTCATTGAGGCAATGGCTTCCATTAACGAG AAACCTATCATTCTTTCTCTTTCGAACCCAACGTCACAGTCCGAATGTACCGCCGAAGAAGCTTATAAGTGGAGCAAG GGACGTGCCATTTTTGCAAGTGGTAGCCCATTCCCGCCGGTGGAATACAAAGGAAAAGTGTTTGTGCCTGGCCAG GCAAATAATGCATACATATTCCCTGGGTTCGGCCTAGGTTTAATAATGTCCGGGACCATTCGCGTGCATGACGACCTGCTTCTGGCCGCCT CTGAGGCATTGGCTGGAGAAGTATCAGAAGAGAACTTTGAGAAGGGTCTGATATTCCCACCATTCACTGACATCAGAAAGATATCAGCTCAAATAGCTGCTAAAGTTGCTGCTAAGGCTTATGAGCTTG GCTTGGCCACTCGCCTACCACAGCCGAAAGATTTGGTGAAGTTTGCTGAGAGCTGTATGTATACACCAGCCTACAGAAGCTACCGGTGA
- the LOC140919001 gene encoding uncharacterized protein, protein MVGCGEKLTEQKLCENILRSLHPRFDYIMRAIEESKDISTLSLEELHATLEARELRMDEMSGSKSRDQALGAQTYKKGDQKKKWKKNKFKKPDDKFESASKGGQRKWLVDIDTSRMSKIRFVDDIILEAKGVGNMVIKRRNGKTMVIENVLYVP, encoded by the exons ATGGTTGGATGTGGGGAGAAGCTTACTGAGCAGAAATTATGTGAAAATATATTGAGATCTTTGCATCCCAGGTTTGACTATATTATGCGTGCCATAGAAGAATCTAAAGACATTTCCACATTAAGTCTTGAAGAATTACATGCCACTTTAGAAGCACGAGAGTTAAGAATGGATGAAATGAGTGGAAGTAAATCTAGGGATCAGGCATTGGGAGCACAAACCTACAAGAAAGGAGACCAGAAGAAGAAATGGAAGAAGAATAAATTCAAGAAACCTGATGATAAGTTTGAATCTGCATCAAAAGGGGG ACAGAGGAAATGGTTGGTCGATATTGATACATCAAGAATGAGCAAGATCAGGtttgttgatgacataatcttgGAAGCTAAGGGAGTTGGAAACATGGTGATTAAGAGGAGAAATGGTAAAACAATGGTGATTGAAAATGTGTTGTACGTGCCATGA